A genomic stretch from Labeo rohita strain BAU-BD-2019 unplaced genomic scaffold, IGBB_LRoh.1.0 scaffold_153, whole genome shotgun sequence includes:
- the LOC127158512 gene encoding gastrula zinc finger protein XlCGF8.2DB-like produces the protein MRAHTREKPHVCSQCGKSFTHTSNLISHMRTHSGESLFTCQQCGKNFTQKGNLEVHMRIHTGERDFICHHCGKSCTQKGNLEVHIRSHTGEKPYICSQCGQSFTQKNNLTSHMRIHRGEKPYICSQCGQSFIQKAHLNSHMRIHSGERLFTCQQCGKNFTQKQNLKVHMRIHTGERRFICKQCGRSFTQKGNLDVHMRIHTGEKPYICSQCGQSFAHTSHLNSHLRTHSGES, from the coding sequence ATGAGAGCTCACACTAGAGAAAAGCCTCATGTttgctctcagtgtggaaagagttttacacaTACAAGCAACCTGATTTCCCACATGAGAACTCACAGTGGAGAGAGCTTgttcacctgccaacagtgtggaaagaatTTCACTCAAAAAGGAAACCTTGAAGTccacatgaggattcacactggagagagagATTTTATCTGCCATCACTGTGGAAAGAGTTGCACTCAAAAAGGAAACCTTGAAGTTCACATCAGAAGTCACACGGGAGAAAAACCTTACATTTGCTCACAGTGTGGTCAGAgttttacacagaaaaacaacCTTACTtcccacatgagaattcacagaGGAGAAAAGCCTTATATTTGCTCACAGTGTGGACAGAGTTTTATACAAAAAGCCCACCTTAATtcccacatgagaattcacagtggtgagagattgtttacttgccaacagtgtggaaagaatttcactcaaaaacaaaaccttaaagtccacatgaggattcacactggagagagacGTTTCATCTGTAAACAGTGTGGAAGGAGtttcacccaaaaaggaaacCTTGAtgtccacatgagaattcacactggagaaaagccttaTATTTGCTCACAGTGTGGACAGAGTTTTGCACATACAAGCCACCTTAATTCCCACTTGAGAACTCACAGTGGAGAGAGCTAG